From the Aedes aegypti strain LVP_AGWG unplaced genomic scaffold, AaegL5.0 Primary Assembly AGWG_AaegL5_hic_scaff_1408_PBJ_arrow, whole genome shotgun sequence genome, one window contains:
- the LOC5572736 gene encoding U4/U6 small nuclear ribonucleoprotein Prp4: protein MSDDEELVYVKRPKTIHYGSLEDTERSRQMKDSGSDLYSGAGSSSDIIGQIYTSSEYFDLENEVSKDKAALLEEFERKKKARQIHVSTDDSEVKKNLRALNEPICYFGEGPAERRIRLKELLASLGESAIPQKSGKEEDKKQQVHKEQESTWYHEGPESLRIARIWLANYSLPRAKKRLEEAAEQLQLPSATKAGRMVELQKRIQSLAPLCSQVGDVRPITNCSFNHDSSLLLTSSLSSMCKVWSVPDCNLVQTLRGHQFYVSAIAFRDGIATDSKGEVAMASGCYDGTVKLWSFDSEESIADINGHVPHRVSRLAFHPSGRFLGTACYDSSWRLWDLEQKQEVLHQEGHAKAVHCIAFQVDGSVCVTGGLDAFGRVWDLRTGRCIMFLEGHLSAIYGVDFSPNGYHIATGSQDNSCKIWDLRRRNPVYTIPAHTNLISDVKYQKNGGHFLVTSSYDNTAKIWSNKTWQPLKTLSGHDSKVMSIDISPNSQHIATTSYDRTFKLWSPE, encoded by the coding sequence ATGTCCGACGACGAAGAGCTAGTGTACGTGAAGCGTCCCAAAACCATCCACTATGGTTCCCTGGAGGATACGGAACGGAGCCGCCAAATGAAAGACTCCGGATCCGATTTATACTCGGGGGCCGGGAGTTCCAGTGACATCATTGGCCAAATTTACACGTCCAGCGAATATTTCGATCTGGAGAATGAAGTGTCCAAGGACAAGGCCGCCCTGCTGGAGGAATTCGAGCGAAAGAAAAAAGCCCGGCAGATTCATGTCAGTACGGATGATTCGGAAGTGAAGAAAAACTTGCGAGCTTTGAATGAACCGATTTGTTACTTTGGGGAAGGCCCTGCAGAACGACGGATACGTTTGAAAGAATTGTTGGCCTCTTTGGGTGAGAGTGCCATACCGCAAAAGAGTGGTAAGGAGGAAGATAAGAAACAGCAGGTCCACAAGGAGCAGGAATCAACTTGGTATCACGAAGGACCGGAATCACTGAGGATTGCACGAATTTGGCTGGCAAATTATTCCCTTCCACGGGCAAAGAAGCGCCTGGAGGAAGCTGCCGAACAGCTGCAGCTTCCCAGTGCCACAAAAGCAGGTCGAATGGTAGAGTTGCAGAAGCGTATCCAATCCTTAGCTCCTCTCTGCAGTCAGGTTGGGGACGTGCGGCCAATTACCAACTGTAGCTTCAACCACGACTCCAGTCTGCTGTTGACCTCGAGCTTGAGTTCCATGTGCAAGGTGTGGTCGGTGCCGGATTGTAACCTGGTGCAAACCTTGCGCGGTCATCAGTTCTACGTCAGCGCCATTGCCTTCCGGGACGGCATTGCAACGGACTCAAAAGGGGAAGTGGCCATGGCTTCCGGTTGTTACGATGGAACCGTAAAGCTGTGGTCATTCGATAGCGAAGAATCCATAGCGGACATTAACGGGCATGTGCCACATCGTGTGTCCCGTTTGGCGTTCCATCCTTCGGGACGCTTTCTTGGCACCGCATGTTACGATTCCTCTTGGCGCCTGTGGGATTTAGAGCAGAAGCAGGAAGTATTACATCAGGAAGGACACGCTAAAGCTGTCCATTGCATTGCGTTCCAAGTAGATGGAAGCGTGTGCGTCACCGGAGGTTTGGACGCATTTGGACGTGTGTGGGATCTTCGAACCGGTCGTTGTATTATGTTCCTTGAGGGGCACCTGAGTGCCATCTATGGCGTGGACTTCTCCCCCAATGGATACCACATTGCAACGGGCAGCCAGGACAATTCCTGCAAGATTTGGGATCTGAGAAGGCGCAACCCCGTCTACACAATCCCAGCACACACGAATCTGATTTCCGATGTGAAGTATCAGAAGAACGGTGGCCACTTCCTGGTGACGTCCAGCTATGATAACACGGCGAAAATTTGGTCCAACAAGACGTGGCAACCGCTGAAGACCCTGTCGGGGCACGATAGTAAGGTGATGAGCATTGATATTTCACCCAATTCGCAGCACATCGCCACCACTTCGTATGATCGGACGTTCAAGCTGTGGAGCCCTGAATGA